The genomic interval CACGGTCCACAGAACTCACTTCGCCACCTCCTGCGCTGTCTGCCCTGTCTGCCCTGCCTGTGACGCCTGCCAGCGATACCCGCGCGGCGTCACCATGCGCCCCGCGATGTCCCGGGTGGCCGTGTTGCCCACGGTCACCACCGTCATCATGTCGACCCACGCCGGATCCAGCGCGGCCAATGTCGTCAGCCGGCTGGACTCGTCGGGCCGCGAGGCGTTCCGTACGACACCGACCGGAGTCGTGGGCTCCCGGTGCTCGGCGAGGATCGCGAGGGCCTTCGGGAGCTGCCAATCCCGGCCCCGGCTACGGGGGTTGTAGAACGTCACCACGATGTCCGCCTCGGCCGCCGCCCGGACCCGCCGCTCGATGACCTCCCACGGCGTGTGCAGATCGGAGAGGCTGATGGACACGTGGTCGTGGCCGAGCGGCGCCCCGAGGATCGCCGAGGCGGCCAACGCGGCGGTCACGCCCGGGACTCCGACCACGTCGATGTCGTCGGACGCCTCCGCGAGCGCGGGCGAGGCCATCGCGTACACCCCGGCGTCACCGCTGCCGATCAGCGCGACGGCCTGCCCCTTGCGCGCCTCGGCCACGGCGGTACGCGCCCGTTCCTCCTCGGCACCGAGCCCCGACTCCAGGACGACGGTCCCGGGCCGCAGCAGATCCCGGATCTGGTCGACGTACTGGTCGAGCCCCACCAGCACGGCGGCGCGCCGGAGTTCGGCCTTCGCACGCGGCGTGAGCAGATCCCGGGCGCCGGGCCCGAGCCCGACCACCGCGAGCCGCCCGCGCGCGAGCCGTCGTACGACAGCACAGGTCGCCATCGCCGCCTGCCCGTCGGCGCGCTCCGACTTCCGCTTGGGGACGAGGAGTTCACCCCCGCCGACGAGCGCGGCGGCCTCCGCCACGGACGGCGTGCCCACGGCGGCGAGCGGCGCGTCCGACGGGTTGGGCACCTCCACGGCGGCCAACTCCTCGGCGGAGTAGGTCACCAGTGGCACCCCGAGCCGCTGAGCCGCCTGGACGATGCCGGGCTCGTCCGCCTTGGCGTCCACGGTGGCGAGTTCGGCGATGTTGCCGACGGACAACTCCGCCTCGCGCAGAGCGTCGTAGACCAGTCCGAGCACCTCGTTCACGGGTGCGCCCTTGGAAGCGCCGACCCCGACGACGAGGGACGGCGGTCGCAGTACGACCTCCCGCTCGCCGGGTTCGACGGCGTGATCGGTGACGCGGATGACGTAGGCCCCCTGGGGCGACACCTTCAACGGCGGCAGCGGCCACGCCAACTCGGCGTCCAGGGCGACCGGTTCGCCGTCCAGGAGGGCCCGAGTGACCCCGGCGACATCCCCCTCCACGGGGAACCCGAGCGTGTCGAGACCGGGCACACCGACCGCGTCCGTAGCCGTCGTCACCACCGGCTGCGCGGCGAGCAACTCGCCCACCTCCACGGCGAGTTCATTGGCCCCGCCGCCGTGTCCGCCCACCAGCGAGACGGCGTACCGCCCGCCCTCGTCGACGGTCACGACCCCAGGATCGGTCCGCTTGTCGCCCAGCAGCGGGGCGATCAGCCGTACGACGGCTCCCGTGGCGAGGAAACACACGAGCTGCTCGCACTCCGCGAACGCGGTCCGGACGGCGTCGCCGACGGGACCCTCGTACACGCGCGTACGGTCCGGCCACGCGGCGGCCAGCCGGTCCCGCGCCGTCGCTCCCGCCGCGGTGGCGGAGATGAGGCCGATCACTGAGCAACTCCTTCAACAGATGCCGGAGGCCGGACGCCCCACAACAGGAAAACAGGATTGGTGGCCGCGAGCCGGGTCACGTCACCCGGGAGCGGCGCCAGCCGGGACGACTGCAACAGCACCCCGTCGACCGCGAGTCCGGCCGCCGAGAGAGCCTCCCGCACGGCCGGTACCCGGTCCAGGGCGGCCATCGCGACGACCACGGTCCGCCGGGCCCGCCGCGCGCACGCGGTGACGATGGCGGGCAACTCACGCCCGCCCCCGCCGACGAACACGGCGTCGGGGTCGTCGAGGTCGGACAGCACGGTCGGCGCCGCCCCGTGCACGGTGTGGACGTCGACGCCGTGCGCCTCGGCGTTGGCGCGGATCCGCTCGACACCGTCCCGGGTCTTCTCGACGGCGGTGACGGCGGCGCCGAGCCGCGCGCACTCGACGGCCACGGACCCGGAGCCCGAGCCGACGTCCCAGACCAGGTCGCCGAGCCGGGGCCCGAGCCGGGCCAGCGCCAGCGCCCGTACCTCGAACTTGGTGATCATCGAGTCCCGGTGCTCGAACTCCCGCTCGTCCAGCGCCCATTGGGCAGGCCCGACGCCAGCCCCGGCGACCGTCCGCACGGCACCCAGGACCCGCGACTCGTCCAGACACAGCACCACACTCACCGCCGTACCCCAGTCCCGGGCGGCGGCCTCGGCGGGCGTGACCCGCTCCACCTGCTCCTCCGCGGAGCCCAGCGCGGACGCGACGACGAGGACACGCCCGCCGGTCCGGTGGGTGAGCGCGGCGCCCAGCTCGGCGGGTCCGGCGCCCGGTCCGGTCAGCACGGCGACCTTGGGATGCGCGCGGCACGCGTTGACCGCCGTACGCAGGTCACGTCCGTGCGCGCTGACGACGACGGCGTCGTCCCAGGTCAGCCCGGCGTGGGCGAAGGCGGTGGCGACGGAGGAGACGCCGGGGCGGACGTCGAGGGCGTCGCCGGTGAACCGTTCCGCCAGCGCCCGGACGATCCCGAAGAACCCGGGGTCCCCCGAGGCCAGCACGACGACGGGCTCGCCCTTCTCGACGTAGGCCTGGATGGTGTCGAGGGCGGGCGCGAGCGGACCGAGGACGACCTGCTCGGCGTCCTCGGGGACGGTGATGGCGGCGAGATGCCGCCGGCCGCCGACGACGAGCCGGGCGCCGTAGAGCACGTCCTCCGCGACTACCTCCCCCGTCCCCATCCCCACGACCGTGATCACGTGCTGGCACCCCGCGAGCGCAGGGCCCGGCGAGCCTCCGGGTCGGCCTTGCGGTAGCCGTGGAAATGGCCCGGGTGGTAGAGGTGCGAGCGGGTGCCGTGGGCGTCGAGGGCCGGGCCGACCAGGAACAGGGTGTGCTTCCAGAGCTTGTGCTCCTTGACCGTCTCCTCCAGCGTGGCGATCGTGCACTTCACGATCAGTTCCTCGGGCCAGGTCGCCTGGTAGGCGACGACGACGGGCGTCTCCGTCGGATAGCCGCCCTCCAGCAGCTCCCGCACCAACTGCCCGCTGCGGGCGGCCGACAGGAAGATCGCCATGGTCGTGCCGTGGCGCGCGAACTCCCGTACCTCCTCCCCGGGCGGCATCGGCGTCTTGCCCCCGCCGAGCCGGGTGAGGACGACGGACTGCGCGACCTCGGGGATCGTCAGCTCGCGCTGCGCGAGGGCGGCGACGGCGGAGAACGCCGAGACACCCGGGACGATCTCGGTCGCGATCCCGATCGCGGCACACCGGTCGACCTGCTCCTGAGTACCGCCCCAGAGGGCGGGATCGCCGGAGTGAATACGCGCGACGCGCAGCCCTTCGCTCCGGGCCCGCTCGTAGACGGCGACGACGTCCTCCAGGGACATCGTCGCCGAGTCCAGGATCTCGGCGCCCTCGCGCGCGTGGTCGAGGACCTCGGCCTGCACCAGGCTGGCCGCCCAGATCACGACGTCTGCCTCGGCGATGGCGCGCGCGGCTCGGAACGTCAGCAGGTCGGCGGCGCCGGGGCCGGCACCGACGAAGGTCACCTTGCCGACGGGGGTATCGGCGTCGGCAGCGGCATCGGCCATGGGGTCGGATCCTCTCAAACACAACATGCGGAACACGCGGAACATACGGAACGTGGGAGACGTGGGGAACGTCAATACGAATGGGGGCGGAGTGGGCCAGGATGTGCGCGAACAGGGGTTGATCGGATAGCAAGGGGACTATGGCGGTCTTCGTCGCGCTCGGCGCGTTCCTGATGACGCTGGCCGGCGGTTGGACGGCACAGCGTGTGACCGACCGCCGTCATCTCGTCCTGGGCCTGGCCGGCGGCCTGATGCTGGGCGTGGTCGGCCTCGACCTGCTGCCGGAGGCGCTGCACGCGGCGGGCCGCGAGGTCTTCGGCGTACCGGCCGCCCTGCTGCTCTTCGTGGCCGGCTTCCTCGTGGCCCATCTGGTCGAACGCCTGCTCGCCGCCCGCCAGGCCTCGCACGGAGCCGAGGAGAACAACGGCCGCGCGCCCGAGGTGGGTCTCACGGCGGCGTCCGCGATGGTCGGCCACAGCTTCATGGACGGGGTCGCCATCGGCGCGGCCTTCCAGGTGGGCGGCGGCATGGGCACGGCGGTCGCGCTCGCGGTCATCGCTCACGATTTCGCGGACGGCTTCAACACGTACACGATCACGAGTCTGTACGGCAACGCCCGCCGCAAGGCGATCGCGATGCTGGTCGCGGACGCGGCGGCCCCGGTGGCGGGCGCCGCCTCGACGGCCTTCCTCACCATCCCGGAGGCCCTGCTCGGCGGCTATCTCGGCTTCTTCGGCGGCGTGCTCCTCTACCTCGCCGCCGCCGAGATCCTCCCCGAGGCCCACCACGAACACCCCGCACCCGCGACCCTGCTGTGCACGGTCGCGGGAGCGGCGTTCATCTGGCTGGTGGTAGGCCTCGCGGCCTGATCCACGACGTCTACGACATCTACGACCGGTCACAATTTCCCGCCCCGCCCGCCTTCGCGCCGCGCGGGCGCGATGAGCGTGGAGAGGTACGGCAACGGCTCCCCGTCCAGCTCGGCGGCGGGCCGGATCGACTCCTCGGGCAGCCCGAGCGCCGACCCCCACACCGCGTCCCCGATCCGCCCGGTCACCCGCAGCGCCTCGGCGACCTCCGCGGCCTGCCGCCCGAACTTGTACGCCACGACCGTCCCCGGCCCGGCCAGCGCGTCCTTGAGCACGGCGGCCCCCGCGGTCACGGGCACGAGCGTGAGCGGCTCGGTCCCCTCGGTGAGTACGGCCCCGGACCGCGCGGCGAGATCCTGCATGGCGGTGATCCCGGGCACGGTCTCGACTACGGTCCCCGGCACCAACTCCCCGATGGTCAGGGCGAGGTAGGTGAAGGTGGAGTAGACGTTGGGGTCCCCGATGGTGGCGAACGCGACGACGCGATGCGCGCCGAGCAGCTCGGCGACCTTCGCCCCCGCGGCATCCCAGGCGGCCTCGCGCCGGGCCCGGTCGGTCCGCTCGTTCAGCGCGAACACGACCCGCAGCACCTTCTCCTCAGGCACGTAATGCAGAACGGTGGCCTCGGCCCGCCCCCGCTCCCCGCTGTCCATGACCGGCACGACCACGACATCGGCGGCCCGCAGAGCGTTGACGCCCTTGACGGTCACCAGCTCCGGATCGCCGGGACCCACCCCGACTCCGATCAACCTGCTGCTGCTCATGACGTCCGGCACCTCTCCACGAACCGACGGGCCACACCGGGCTCGGCCGCCCAGTGCGTGTGCAGATAACTCGCGTGCACACCCTGTTGTACGAAACCTTCGACCCGCCGCTCAGGGGCGCGAACCCCCCAGGCGGGAGCCGCCCCCGAGCCGGGCTCGACGACGGTCCGATGAAACTCGTGCCCCCGCATCCGCGTCCCGGCCACGGCCAGCACACTGTCGCTCAACGCGACGGCATCCCGATACCCCAGAGTCAGCCGCTCGCTCATCCGCGCGGACGCATCGAGCACCCCGCACATGGGCATCCCGTCCAACTCCCTGGACAGGTAGAGGAGTCCGGCACACTCGGCGGCGACCGGCGCGCCAGTGTGGGCGAGCGCGCCAACGGCCTTGCGCAACGGC from Streptomyces sp. NBC_01288 carries:
- the cobI gene encoding precorrin-2 C(20)-methyltransferase; translated protein: MPDVMSSSRLIGVGVGPGDPELVTVKGVNALRAADVVVVPVMDSGERGRAEATVLHYVPEEKVLRVVFALNERTDRARREAAWDAAGAKVAELLGAHRVVAFATIGDPNVYSTFTYLALTIGELVPGTVVETVPGITAMQDLAARSGAVLTEGTEPLTLVPVTAGAAVLKDALAGPGTVVAYKFGRQAAEVAEALRVTGRIGDAVWGSALGLPEESIRPAAELDGEPLPYLSTLIAPARREGGRGGKL
- the cobM gene encoding precorrin-4 C(11)-methyltransferase; this encodes MADAAADADTPVGKVTFVGAGPGAADLLTFRAARAIAEADVVIWAASLVQAEVLDHAREGAEILDSATMSLEDVVAVYERARSEGLRVARIHSGDPALWGGTQEQVDRCAAIGIATEIVPGVSAFSAVAALAQRELTIPEVAQSVVLTRLGGGKTPMPPGEEVREFARHGTTMAIFLSAARSGQLVRELLEGGYPTETPVVVAYQATWPEELIVKCTIATLEETVKEHKLWKHTLFLVGPALDAHGTRSHLYHPGHFHGYRKADPEARRALRSRGAST
- the cobJ gene encoding precorrin-3B C(17)-methyltransferase, whose translation is MIGLISATAAGATARDRLAAAWPDRTRVYEGPVGDAVRTAFAECEQLVCFLATGAVVRLIAPLLGDKRTDPGVVTVDEGGRYAVSLVGGHGGGANELAVEVGELLAAQPVVTTATDAVGVPGLDTLGFPVEGDVAGVTRALLDGEPVALDAELAWPLPPLKVSPQGAYVIRVTDHAVEPGEREVVLRPPSLVVGVGASKGAPVNEVLGLVYDALREAELSVGNIAELATVDAKADEPGIVQAAQRLGVPLVTYSAEELAAVEVPNPSDAPLAAVGTPSVAEAAALVGGGELLVPKRKSERADGQAAMATCAVVRRLARGRLAVVGLGPGARDLLTPRAKAELRRAAVLVGLDQYVDQIRDLLRPGTVVLESGLGAEEERARTAVAEARKGQAVALIGSGDAGVYAMASPALAEASDDIDVVGVPGVTAALAASAILGAPLGHDHVSISLSDLHTPWEVIERRVRAAAEADIVVTFYNPRSRGRDWQLPKALAILAEHREPTTPVGVVRNASRPDESSRLTTLAALDPAWVDMMTVVTVGNTATRDIAGRMVTPRGYRWQASQAGQTGQTAQEVAK
- the cbiE gene encoding precorrin-6y C5,15-methyltransferase (decarboxylating) subunit CbiE, translating into MITVVGMGTGEVVAEDVLYGARLVVGGRRHLAAITVPEDAEQVVLGPLAPALDTIQAYVEKGEPVVVLASGDPGFFGIVRALAERFTGDALDVRPGVSSVATAFAHAGLTWDDAVVVSAHGRDLRTAVNACRAHPKVAVLTGPGAGPAELGAALTHRTGGRVLVVASALGSAEEQVERVTPAEAAARDWGTAVSVVLCLDESRVLGAVRTVAGAGVGPAQWALDEREFEHRDSMITKFEVRALALARLGPRLGDLVWDVGSGSGSVAVECARLGAAVTAVEKTRDGVERIRANAEAHGVDVHTVHGAAPTVLSDLDDPDAVFVGGGGRELPAIVTACARRARRTVVVAMAALDRVPAVREALSAAGLAVDGVLLQSSRLAPLPGDVTRLAATNPVFLLWGVRPPASVEGVAQ
- a CDS encoding ZIP family metal transporter encodes the protein MAVFVALGAFLMTLAGGWTAQRVTDRRHLVLGLAGGLMLGVVGLDLLPEALHAAGREVFGVPAALLLFVAGFLVAHLVERLLAARQASHGAEENNGRAPEVGLTAASAMVGHSFMDGVAIGAAFQVGGGMGTAVALAVIAHDFADGFNTYTITSLYGNARRKAIAMLVADAAAPVAGAASTAFLTIPEALLGGYLGFFGGVLLYLAAAEILPEAHHEHPAPATLLCTVAGAAFIWLVVGLAA